From Candidatus Manganitrophus morganii, the proteins below share one genomic window:
- the rnr gene encoding ribonuclease R, translated as MRIEKEAVLRELEKKSDHPMLLKELMRALKVPKDARREIKKLLRKMIQEGEIIKTRGNRYGLPQKMNLVIGRLKGHRDGYGFVIPEAEGEPDIFIAAKKMEEAMHGDRVVARIEATKPDGRREGRVIRVLERARKQIVGRYEKGRTVGFVIPADKRITSDLYVTPENSLSAEPGEIVLAEILSYPTKTRNPEGKIIKVLGKADDPRIDTMMVVESYGLPRDFPQEAMQEAGKIKESVTAQMRRGREDLRDLPTVTIDGEKARDFDDAISIEKTRKGYLLRVHIADVSHYVPQGSALDREAYERATSVYFPDAVIPMFPEKLSNGICSLNPKEDRLAMTAEMTFDADGRRVGYKLYNSVIQSDERMTYTAVRQILVDRDEKVRERYAALLPQFELMERLAMQLRKNRLERGSLDFDLPEPSIVLSLTGETIDIIREERNVAHQIIEEFMLAANETVAEHMTALEVPFLYRIHDPPTPTRIFEFNELLKSFGLVLRDLEKIRPKSLSDVLEVVKGRPEERLINQILLRSLKQAKYSAENHGHFGLASEEYTHFTSPIRRYPDLVVHRLLKKALHQRMSQDEQEEWARRLPEIGKHTSERERASMEAEREVIQRKKVKFMSDKVGVIYSGFISGVAAYGLFVELGTYFVEGLIHVSNLHDDYYIYDEKQHALIGEHHRRTFRLGDPIQVRVDRVDLENWQIDFGLMEEEKPQRKRRSR; from the coding sequence ATGCGCATTGAAAAAGAAGCGGTTCTTCGAGAACTGGAGAAGAAATCCGACCACCCCATGCTCCTGAAGGAGCTGATGCGGGCCCTCAAAGTTCCGAAGGATGCGCGAAGAGAGATCAAGAAACTTCTCCGTAAAATGATCCAGGAGGGGGAGATCATCAAGACCCGCGGCAACCGCTACGGCCTGCCGCAGAAGATGAACCTGGTGATCGGCCGTTTGAAAGGGCACCGCGACGGATACGGGTTTGTTATCCCCGAAGCGGAGGGAGAACCCGACATTTTCATCGCCGCCAAGAAAATGGAAGAGGCGATGCACGGCGACCGCGTCGTCGCCCGGATCGAAGCGACCAAGCCCGACGGGCGGCGGGAAGGAAGGGTCATTCGGGTTTTGGAGCGGGCCCGCAAACAGATTGTCGGCCGGTATGAAAAAGGACGAACGGTCGGATTCGTCATCCCCGCCGACAAACGAATCACCAGCGATCTCTATGTCACCCCCGAAAACAGCCTCTCGGCCGAACCCGGAGAAATCGTTCTCGCCGAGATTCTCTCCTACCCGACCAAAACCCGAAACCCCGAAGGAAAGATCATCAAAGTACTGGGGAAGGCGGATGATCCCCGAATCGATACGATGATGGTCGTGGAGTCGTACGGCCTCCCGCGCGATTTTCCGCAGGAAGCGATGCAGGAGGCCGGCAAGATCAAAGAGTCGGTCACCGCCCAGATGCGCAGGGGGAGAGAAGACCTCCGGGATCTTCCGACCGTGACGATCGATGGAGAGAAGGCGCGCGATTTCGACGACGCCATCTCGATTGAGAAGACCCGAAAAGGCTATCTCCTCCGGGTCCACATTGCCGATGTCTCCCATTATGTTCCGCAAGGGTCGGCGCTCGATCGAGAAGCATACGAGCGGGCGACGTCGGTCTATTTCCCCGATGCCGTCATCCCGATGTTTCCGGAGAAGCTCTCCAACGGCATCTGCAGCCTCAATCCGAAAGAAGACCGGCTGGCGATGACGGCGGAGATGACCTTCGACGCCGACGGCCGGCGGGTCGGCTACAAGCTCTATAACAGCGTGATTCAAAGCGACGAGCGGATGACCTACACCGCCGTCCGGCAGATCCTGGTTGACCGCGACGAGAAGGTGCGGGAGCGGTATGCCGCGCTGCTTCCTCAATTCGAATTGATGGAGCGGCTCGCGATGCAGCTTCGAAAGAACCGGCTGGAGCGGGGGAGCCTCGATTTCGATCTTCCCGAGCCTTCGATCGTCCTCAGCCTCACCGGGGAGACGATCGACATCATCCGAGAGGAACGGAATGTCGCCCATCAAATTATCGAAGAGTTTATGCTCGCCGCCAATGAGACGGTCGCTGAACATATGACCGCTTTAGAAGTTCCTTTTCTTTACCGGATTCACGACCCCCCGACGCCGACCCGGATTTTCGAATTTAATGAGCTGCTCAAATCGTTCGGCCTCGTCCTTCGCGATCTGGAAAAAATCCGCCCCAAGTCGCTCTCCGATGTCTTGGAAGTAGTGAAAGGGCGCCCGGAGGAGCGCCTCATCAACCAAATTCTCCTTCGCTCTCTGAAACAGGCGAAGTATTCCGCCGAGAATCACGGTCATTTCGGACTCGCTTCCGAGGAATATACCCACTTCACCTCGCCGATCCGGCGCTATCCCGATCTGGTGGTTCACCGTCTTTTAAAAAAGGCCCTCCATCAACGGATGTCGCAAGACGAGCAGGAAGAATGGGCCCGTCGCCTCCCTGAAATCGGCAAGCATACCTCGGAGCGGGAGCGGGCCTCTATGGAGGCGGAGCGGGAGGTGATTCAACGGAAGAAGGTCAAATTCATGTCGGACAAGGTCGGCGTAATCTACAGCGGCTTCATCTCCGGCGTCGCCGCCTACGGCCTCTTTGTCGAACTGGGCACCTATTTTGTCGAGGGATTGATTCACGTCAGCAATCTACACGACGATTATTACATCTACGACGAGAAGCAGCACGCGCTGATCGGTGAGCATCATCGGCGCACCTTCCGGCTGGGTGACCCGATCCAAGTCCGCGTCGATCGGGTCGATCTGGAGAATTGGCAGATTGATTTCGGTTTGATGGAAGAGGAAAAACCACAGAGGAAGCGCCGATCGAGATAA